A single region of the Thermoanaerobacterium aotearoense genome encodes:
- the rplK gene encoding 50S ribosomal protein L11: MAKKVAAVVKIQLPAGKATPAPPVGTALGPHGVNIMGFCKEFNEKTAKQAGLIIPVVITIYADRSFSFITKTPPAAVLLKKAAGIESGSPQPNKQKVAKITKDKVREIAELKMKDLNASDIEAAMRMIAGTARSMGIEIEQ, from the coding sequence ATGGCTAAAAAAGTTGCTGCAGTTGTCAAGATACAGTTACCTGCAGGAAAGGCTACACCAGCTCCACCAGTAGGTACAGCTCTTGGACCACATGGTGTCAATATAATGGGTTTTTGCAAGGAGTTTAATGAAAAGACTGCAAAACAAGCTGGTTTGATCATTCCTGTAGTTATTACCATATATGCAGATAGGTCATTTTCATTCATCACAAAGACACCACCTGCGGCTGTGCTTTTAAAGAAGGCTGCTGGCATTGAAAGTGGTTCACCACAGCCTAACAAGCAAAAAGTCGCAAAGATTACAAAAGATAAAGTTAGAGAAATAGCAGAATTGAAAATGAAAGACTTAAATGCATCAGATATTGAGGCAGCTATGAGAATGATAGCTGGTACTGCAAGAAGCATGGGTATTGAAATTGAACAGTGA
- the secE gene encoding preprotein translocase subunit SecE — MAADERRKVGKFFREIKAEMKKVTWPTRDNLIAYTEVVLVVVIAFTLLIFLADSAFSYLLKLIIKS; from the coding sequence ATGGCTGCCGATGAAAGGAGAAAAGTCGGGAAGTTTTTTAGGGAAATTAAAGCCGAGATGAAGAAAGTCACATGGCCAACAAGAGACAATTTGATTGCATATACAGAAGTCGTACTGGTTGTGGTAATAGCATTTACATTGTTGATATTCCTTGCAGACTCGGCCTTTAGCTATCTACTAAAATTAATTATAAAAAGTTAA
- the nusG gene encoding transcription termination/antitermination protein NusG: MSETNSAKWYVVHTYSGYENKVKANLEKSVENRNLQNLIHQVVVPTEKVVEIKDGKKKSVDRKVFPGYVLVKMVMNDESWYVVRNTRGVTGFVGPGSKPVPLTEAEVRSLGIKEIQTSVDIKVGDSVRVIAGPLENFIGVVEEIYLDRQKAKVLISMFGRETPVEFDFVQIQKIQ; this comes from the coding sequence ATGTCTGAAACAAATTCAGCTAAATGGTATGTAGTCCATACTTATTCCGGATATGAAAATAAGGTTAAAGCGAATCTGGAAAAGTCTGTTGAAAATAGAAATCTTCAAAATTTAATACATCAAGTCGTAGTTCCGACAGAAAAAGTGGTAGAGATAAAAGACGGCAAAAAGAAGTCTGTTGACAGAAAGGTATTTCCGGGATATGTACTTGTGAAAATGGTAATGAATGATGAATCATGGTATGTAGTGAGAAATACCAGAGGCGTAACTGGTTTTGTTGGGCCTGGATCTAAACCTGTACCACTTACTGAAGCGGAAGTGAGAAGCTTAGGCATTAAAGAGATACAGACGTCAGTAGATATAAAAGTAGGCGATAGTGTTAGGGTTATTGCCGGACCACTTGAGAATTTCATCGGTGTTGTTGAAGAGATTTACCTTGACAGACAAAAAGCTAAAGTTTTGATTTCGATGTTTGGCAGAGAAACCCCAGTGGAATTTGACTTTGTCCAGATTCAAAAAATTCAATAG
- the rplA gene encoding 50S ribosomal protein L1 has product MKHGKKYLDSVKLIDKTRLYDANEAVDLVLKTAKAKFDETVDLSVRLGVDPRHADQQVRGTVILPHGTGKTVRVLVFAKGDKAKEAEAAGAEYVGAEELVTKIQNENWFDYDVVIATPDMMGVVGRLGKVLGPKGLMPNPKAGTVTFDIEKAVKDVKAGKIEYRVDKNSIIHVPIGKVSFGQEKLVENFKTIMDAIIRSKPAAAKGQYLRSVVLSSTMGPGIKVNPQRIV; this is encoded by the coding sequence ATGAAACATGGTAAAAAGTATTTAGATAGTGTGAAATTAATAGACAAAACAAGATTATACGATGCAAATGAAGCCGTTGACCTAGTTTTAAAGACTGCAAAGGCAAAATTTGATGAGACTGTTGATCTATCGGTAAGGCTTGGTGTCGATCCAAGACATGCAGATCAGCAGGTCAGAGGAACTGTAATACTTCCTCACGGAACAGGTAAGACGGTTCGCGTTTTGGTTTTTGCGAAAGGCGATAAAGCAAAAGAGGCTGAAGCCGCTGGTGCTGAATATGTTGGAGCTGAAGAATTAGTTACAAAGATCCAAAATGAAAACTGGTTTGACTATGATGTTGTTATAGCTACACCAGACATGATGGGTGTAGTGGGTAGACTTGGTAAGGTGTTAGGACCAAAAGGCTTAATGCCGAACCCAAAAGCTGGCACAGTTACATTTGATATCGAAAAAGCGGTAAAAGACGTTAAAGCTGGTAAAATTGAGTACAGAGTTGACAAAAATTCAATAATCCATGTACCTATTGGAAAAGTTTCTTTTGGACAAGAGAAGTTAGTTGAGAATTTCAAAACGATTATGGATGCCATAATAAGATCTAAACCTGCAGCAGCAAAAGGACAATATTTGAGAAGTGTTGTCCTCTCATCGACGATGGGACCTGGAATAAAGGTTAATCCACAAAGAATCGTATGA
- the rplL gene encoding 50S ribosomal protein L7/L12 — MNKEEILEAIKNMTVLELADLVKALEEEFGVSAAAPVAVAAAPAAGAAAAPAEEKTEFDVILSDVGSEKIKVIKVVREVTNLGLKEAKDLVEGAPKPIKEGVSKDEANQIKAKFEEVGAKVEIK, encoded by the coding sequence ATGAATAAGGAAGAAATCTTAGAAGCCATAAAAAATATGACAGTTTTGGAATTAGCTGATTTAGTAAAAGCTTTGGAAGAAGAATTTGGAGTTTCAGCAGCAGCACCTGTTGCTGTAGCAGCAGCACCTGCAGCAGGAGCAGCAGCAGCACCTGCTGAGGAGAAGACAGAATTTGATGTCATATTGTCAGATGTAGGTTCAGAAAAGATAAAAGTAATAAAAGTTGTTAGAGAGGTTACAAATCTCGGATTAAAAGAAGCAAAAGATCTTGTTGAAGGTGCTCCAAAGCCAATTAAAGAAGGCGTAAGCAAAGATGAAGCAAATCAAATAAAGGCAAAATTCGAAGAAGTTGGAGCAAAAGTAGAAATAAAATAA
- the rpmG gene encoding 50S ribosomal protein L33 → MRVKITLACTECKQRNYNTTKNKKNDPDRIELMKYCRFCRKHTLHKETR, encoded by the coding sequence TTGCGGGTTAAGATCACATTAGCTTGCACGGAATGTAAGCAGAGAAACTATAATACTACTAAAAACAAGAAAAACGATCCTGATAGGATAGAGCTTATGAAATACTGTAGGTTCTGCAGAAAACATACATTGCATAAAGAGACAAGGTAA
- the rplJ gene encoding 50S ribosomal protein L10 produces MSTAREAKEKVVSEFKDKLGRAQSVIFTSYSGLTVEDDTALRRKFKEANAEYKVYKNTLMWRAAQELGYNDLKKYLEGPTSVSFGYDDPVTPAKILVEFLKNNKGLELKAGIVDGKIVGPEEIKALSELPSKEELIAKALGSMKAPINNLVYVLSGTLRSLVIALNAVKEKKEAQ; encoded by the coding sequence TTGAGCACAGCGAGGGAAGCTAAGGAAAAAGTCGTTAGTGAGTTTAAAGATAAACTGGGAAGAGCACAATCCGTCATATTTACCAGCTACAGTGGATTGACAGTTGAGGACGATACTGCTTTAAGGAGAAAGTTTAAAGAGGCTAACGCTGAATACAAAGTATACAAAAATACTTTGATGTGGCGTGCGGCGCAAGAACTGGGTTACAATGACTTGAAAAAGTACTTAGAAGGACCAACATCAGTATCTTTCGGGTACGATGATCCTGTTACACCTGCTAAGATTCTGGTTGAGTTTTTGAAAAACAATAAAGGTTTGGAATTAAAAGCAGGTATTGTAGATGGCAAAATAGTAGGGCCAGAGGAAATAAAAGCATTATCAGAATTGCCATCAAAAGAAGAACTTATCGCAAAAGCACTTGGCAGCATGAAGGCGCCTATAAACAACCTTGTATATGTATTGTCTGGTACATTGAGAAGTCTTGTAATAGCTTTAAATGCTGTTAAAGAGAAAAAAGAAGCACAATAA